In Notamacropus eugenii isolate mMacEug1 chromosome 1, mMacEug1.pri_v2, whole genome shotgun sequence, one genomic interval encodes:
- the TPD52L2 gene encoding tumor protein D54 isoform X4 yields MDPASQDINLNSPNKGLLSDTMTDVPVDTGTARTSIPEGLTEAEEEELRSELTKVEEEIVTLRQVLAAKERHCGELKRKLGLTPLDGLKQNLSKSWHDVQVSNAYVKTSEKLGEWNEKVTQSDLYLSASNTLEDWNEKLTHSEAYKKTQETLSQAGQKTSAALSNVGSAISRKLGDMRNSATFKSFEDRVGTIKSKVVGGRENGSDNLPSPTGSSDKPLQDHAPF; encoded by the exons ATATCAACCTGAATTCTCCTAACAAAGGTCTGCTATCAGATACCATGACAGATGTGCCTGTGGATACAGGGACTGCCAGGACTTCCATTCCTGAGGGCCTGacagaggcagaggaagaagaaCTCAGATCTGAACTCACTAAG gTGGAAGAAGAAATTGTGACGTTACGGCAAGTCCTGGCAGCAAAAGAAAGACACTGTGGTGAGCTGAAGAGGAAGCTGGGCCTGACTCCTTTGGATGGACTGAAGCAGAATCTTTCAAAGAGCTGGCATGATGTGCAGGTCTCCAACGC CTATGTGAAAACATCTGAGAAACTTGGAGAGTGGAATGAGAAAGTGACACAGTCTGACCT ATATCTTTCGGCAAGCAACACATTGGAGGACTGGAATGAGAAATTAACCCATTCAGAAGC TTACAAGAAGACTCAGGAAACTCTCTCCCAGGCAGGACAGAAGACTTCAGCTGCCCTATCCAATGTGGGCTCTGCTATCAGCAGGAAACTTGGAGATATGAG GAATTCTGCAACCTTCAAATCTTTTGAAGATCGAGTTGGGACCATTAAG TCCAAAGTTGTTGGTGGCAGAGAGAATGGCAGCGACAACCTTCCTTCACCAACAGGAAGCAGCGATAAACCTCTGCAGGATCATGCTCCTTTCTAG
- the TPD52L2 gene encoding tumor protein D54 isoform X3: MDPASQDINLNSPNKGLLSDTMTDVPVDTGTARTSIPEGLTEAEEEELRSELTKVEEEIVTLRQVLAAKERHCGELKRKLGLTPLDGLKQNLSKSWHDVQVSNAYLSASNTLEDWNEKLTHSEAYKKTQETLSQAGQKTSAALSNVGSAISRKLGDMRAHPFSHSFSSYSIRHSISMPAMRNSATFKSFEDRVGTIKSKVVGGRENGSDNLPSPTGSSDKPLQDHAPF; the protein is encoded by the exons ATATCAACCTGAATTCTCCTAACAAAGGTCTGCTATCAGATACCATGACAGATGTGCCTGTGGATACAGGGACTGCCAGGACTTCCATTCCTGAGGGCCTGacagaggcagaggaagaagaaCTCAGATCTGAACTCACTAAG gTGGAAGAAGAAATTGTGACGTTACGGCAAGTCCTGGCAGCAAAAGAAAGACACTGTGGTGAGCTGAAGAGGAAGCTGGGCCTGACTCCTTTGGATGGACTGAAGCAGAATCTTTCAAAGAGCTGGCATGATGTGCAGGTCTCCAACGC ATATCTTTCGGCAAGCAACACATTGGAGGACTGGAATGAGAAATTAACCCATTCAGAAGC TTACAAGAAGACTCAGGAAACTCTCTCCCAGGCAGGACAGAAGACTTCAGCTGCCCTATCCAATGTGGGCTCTGCTATCAGCAGGAAACTTGGAGATATGAG gGCTCATCCCTTCTCGCATTCCTTTAG CAGCTACTCCATTCGTCATTCAATAAGTATGCCAGCTATGAG GAATTCTGCAACCTTCAAATCTTTTGAAGATCGAGTTGGGACCATTAAG TCCAAAGTTGTTGGTGGCAGAGAGAATGGCAGCGACAACCTTCCTTCACCAACAGGAAGCAGCGATAAACCTCTGCAGGATCATGCTCCTTTCTAG
- the TPD52L2 gene encoding tumor protein D54 isoform X1 has translation MDPASQDINLNSPNKGLLSDTMTDVPVDTGTARTSIPEGLTEAEEEELRSELTKVEEEIVTLRQVLAAKERHCGELKRKLGLTPLDGLKQNLSKSWHDVQVSNAYVKTSEKLGEWNEKVTQSDLYLSASNTLEDWNEKLTHSEAYKKTQETLSQAGQKTSAALSNVGSAISRKLGDMRAHPFSHSFSSYSIRHSISMPAMRNSATFKSFEDRVGTIKSKVVGGRENGSDNLPSPTGSSDKPLQDHAPF, from the exons ATATCAACCTGAATTCTCCTAACAAAGGTCTGCTATCAGATACCATGACAGATGTGCCTGTGGATACAGGGACTGCCAGGACTTCCATTCCTGAGGGCCTGacagaggcagaggaagaagaaCTCAGATCTGAACTCACTAAG gTGGAAGAAGAAATTGTGACGTTACGGCAAGTCCTGGCAGCAAAAGAAAGACACTGTGGTGAGCTGAAGAGGAAGCTGGGCCTGACTCCTTTGGATGGACTGAAGCAGAATCTTTCAAAGAGCTGGCATGATGTGCAGGTCTCCAACGC CTATGTGAAAACATCTGAGAAACTTGGAGAGTGGAATGAGAAAGTGACACAGTCTGACCT ATATCTTTCGGCAAGCAACACATTGGAGGACTGGAATGAGAAATTAACCCATTCAGAAGC TTACAAGAAGACTCAGGAAACTCTCTCCCAGGCAGGACAGAAGACTTCAGCTGCCCTATCCAATGTGGGCTCTGCTATCAGCAGGAAACTTGGAGATATGAG gGCTCATCCCTTCTCGCATTCCTTTAG CAGCTACTCCATTCGTCATTCAATAAGTATGCCAGCTATGAG GAATTCTGCAACCTTCAAATCTTTTGAAGATCGAGTTGGGACCATTAAG TCCAAAGTTGTTGGTGGCAGAGAGAATGGCAGCGACAACCTTCCTTCACCAACAGGAAGCAGCGATAAACCTCTGCAGGATCATGCTCCTTTCTAG
- the TPD52L2 gene encoding tumor protein D54 isoform X7 encodes MDPASQDINLNSPNKGLLSDTMTDVPVDTGTARTSIPEGLTEAEEEELRSELTKVEEEIVTLRQVLAAKERHCGELKRKLGLTPLDGLKQNLSKSWHDVQVSNAYLSASNTLEDWNEKLTHSEAYKKTQETLSQAGQKTSAALSNVGSAISRKLGDMRNSATFKSFEDRVGTIKSKVVGGRENGSDNLPSPTGSSDKPLQDHAPF; translated from the exons ATATCAACCTGAATTCTCCTAACAAAGGTCTGCTATCAGATACCATGACAGATGTGCCTGTGGATACAGGGACTGCCAGGACTTCCATTCCTGAGGGCCTGacagaggcagaggaagaagaaCTCAGATCTGAACTCACTAAG gTGGAAGAAGAAATTGTGACGTTACGGCAAGTCCTGGCAGCAAAAGAAAGACACTGTGGTGAGCTGAAGAGGAAGCTGGGCCTGACTCCTTTGGATGGACTGAAGCAGAATCTTTCAAAGAGCTGGCATGATGTGCAGGTCTCCAACGC ATATCTTTCGGCAAGCAACACATTGGAGGACTGGAATGAGAAATTAACCCATTCAGAAGC TTACAAGAAGACTCAGGAAACTCTCTCCCAGGCAGGACAGAAGACTTCAGCTGCCCTATCCAATGTGGGCTCTGCTATCAGCAGGAAACTTGGAGATATGAG GAATTCTGCAACCTTCAAATCTTTTGAAGATCGAGTTGGGACCATTAAG TCCAAAGTTGTTGGTGGCAGAGAGAATGGCAGCGACAACCTTCCTTCACCAACAGGAAGCAGCGATAAACCTCTGCAGGATCATGCTCCTTTCTAG
- the TPD52L2 gene encoding tumor protein D54 isoform X5, whose product MDPASQDINLNSPNKGLLSDTMTDVPVDTGTARTSIPEGLTEAEEEELRSELTKVEEEIVTLRQVLAAKERHCGELKRKLGLTPLDGLKQNLSKSWHDVQVSNAYKKTQETLSQAGQKTSAALSNVGSAISRKLGDMRAHPFSHSFSSYSIRHSISMPAMRNSATFKSFEDRVGTIKSKVVGGRENGSDNLPSPTGSSDKPLQDHAPF is encoded by the exons ATATCAACCTGAATTCTCCTAACAAAGGTCTGCTATCAGATACCATGACAGATGTGCCTGTGGATACAGGGACTGCCAGGACTTCCATTCCTGAGGGCCTGacagaggcagaggaagaagaaCTCAGATCTGAACTCACTAAG gTGGAAGAAGAAATTGTGACGTTACGGCAAGTCCTGGCAGCAAAAGAAAGACACTGTGGTGAGCTGAAGAGGAAGCTGGGCCTGACTCCTTTGGATGGACTGAAGCAGAATCTTTCAAAGAGCTGGCATGATGTGCAGGTCTCCAACGC TTACAAGAAGACTCAGGAAACTCTCTCCCAGGCAGGACAGAAGACTTCAGCTGCCCTATCCAATGTGGGCTCTGCTATCAGCAGGAAACTTGGAGATATGAG gGCTCATCCCTTCTCGCATTCCTTTAG CAGCTACTCCATTCGTCATTCAATAAGTATGCCAGCTATGAG GAATTCTGCAACCTTCAAATCTTTTGAAGATCGAGTTGGGACCATTAAG TCCAAAGTTGTTGGTGGCAGAGAGAATGGCAGCGACAACCTTCCTTCACCAACAGGAAGCAGCGATAAACCTCTGCAGGATCATGCTCCTTTCTAG
- the TPD52L2 gene encoding tumor protein D54 isoform X2, producing MDPASQDINLNSPNKGLLSDTMTDVPVDTGTARTSIPEGLTEAEEEELRSELTKVEEEIVTLRQVLAAKERHCGELKRKLGLTPLDGLKQNLSKSWHDVQVSNAYVKTSEKLGEWNEKVTQSDLYKKTQETLSQAGQKTSAALSNVGSAISRKLGDMRAHPFSHSFSSYSIRHSISMPAMRNSATFKSFEDRVGTIKSKVVGGRENGSDNLPSPTGSSDKPLQDHAPF from the exons ATATCAACCTGAATTCTCCTAACAAAGGTCTGCTATCAGATACCATGACAGATGTGCCTGTGGATACAGGGACTGCCAGGACTTCCATTCCTGAGGGCCTGacagaggcagaggaagaagaaCTCAGATCTGAACTCACTAAG gTGGAAGAAGAAATTGTGACGTTACGGCAAGTCCTGGCAGCAAAAGAAAGACACTGTGGTGAGCTGAAGAGGAAGCTGGGCCTGACTCCTTTGGATGGACTGAAGCAGAATCTTTCAAAGAGCTGGCATGATGTGCAGGTCTCCAACGC CTATGTGAAAACATCTGAGAAACTTGGAGAGTGGAATGAGAAAGTGACACAGTCTGACCT TTACAAGAAGACTCAGGAAACTCTCTCCCAGGCAGGACAGAAGACTTCAGCTGCCCTATCCAATGTGGGCTCTGCTATCAGCAGGAAACTTGGAGATATGAG gGCTCATCCCTTCTCGCATTCCTTTAG CAGCTACTCCATTCGTCATTCAATAAGTATGCCAGCTATGAG GAATTCTGCAACCTTCAAATCTTTTGAAGATCGAGTTGGGACCATTAAG TCCAAAGTTGTTGGTGGCAGAGAGAATGGCAGCGACAACCTTCCTTCACCAACAGGAAGCAGCGATAAACCTCTGCAGGATCATGCTCCTTTCTAG
- the TPD52L2 gene encoding tumor protein D54 isoform X6, which translates to MDPASQDINLNSPNKGLLSDTMTDVPVDTGTARTSIPEGLTEAEEEELRSELTKVEEEIVTLRQVLAAKERHCGELKRKLGLTPLDGLKQNLSKSWHDVQVSNAYVKTSEKLGEWNEKVTQSDLYKKTQETLSQAGQKTSAALSNVGSAISRKLGDMRNSATFKSFEDRVGTIKSKVVGGRENGSDNLPSPTGSSDKPLQDHAPF; encoded by the exons ATATCAACCTGAATTCTCCTAACAAAGGTCTGCTATCAGATACCATGACAGATGTGCCTGTGGATACAGGGACTGCCAGGACTTCCATTCCTGAGGGCCTGacagaggcagaggaagaagaaCTCAGATCTGAACTCACTAAG gTGGAAGAAGAAATTGTGACGTTACGGCAAGTCCTGGCAGCAAAAGAAAGACACTGTGGTGAGCTGAAGAGGAAGCTGGGCCTGACTCCTTTGGATGGACTGAAGCAGAATCTTTCAAAGAGCTGGCATGATGTGCAGGTCTCCAACGC CTATGTGAAAACATCTGAGAAACTTGGAGAGTGGAATGAGAAAGTGACACAGTCTGACCT TTACAAGAAGACTCAGGAAACTCTCTCCCAGGCAGGACAGAAGACTTCAGCTGCCCTATCCAATGTGGGCTCTGCTATCAGCAGGAAACTTGGAGATATGAG GAATTCTGCAACCTTCAAATCTTTTGAAGATCGAGTTGGGACCATTAAG TCCAAAGTTGTTGGTGGCAGAGAGAATGGCAGCGACAACCTTCCTTCACCAACAGGAAGCAGCGATAAACCTCTGCAGGATCATGCTCCTTTCTAG
- the TPD52L2 gene encoding tumor protein D54 isoform X8: MDPASQDINLNSPNKGLLSDTMTDVPVDTGTARTSIPEGLTEAEEEELRSELTKVEEEIVTLRQVLAAKERHCGELKRKLGLTPLDGLKQNLSKSWHDVQVSNAYKKTQETLSQAGQKTSAALSNVGSAISRKLGDMRNSATFKSFEDRVGTIKSKVVGGRENGSDNLPSPTGSSDKPLQDHAPF; encoded by the exons ATATCAACCTGAATTCTCCTAACAAAGGTCTGCTATCAGATACCATGACAGATGTGCCTGTGGATACAGGGACTGCCAGGACTTCCATTCCTGAGGGCCTGacagaggcagaggaagaagaaCTCAGATCTGAACTCACTAAG gTGGAAGAAGAAATTGTGACGTTACGGCAAGTCCTGGCAGCAAAAGAAAGACACTGTGGTGAGCTGAAGAGGAAGCTGGGCCTGACTCCTTTGGATGGACTGAAGCAGAATCTTTCAAAGAGCTGGCATGATGTGCAGGTCTCCAACGC TTACAAGAAGACTCAGGAAACTCTCTCCCAGGCAGGACAGAAGACTTCAGCTGCCCTATCCAATGTGGGCTCTGCTATCAGCAGGAAACTTGGAGATATGAG GAATTCTGCAACCTTCAAATCTTTTGAAGATCGAGTTGGGACCATTAAG TCCAAAGTTGTTGGTGGCAGAGAGAATGGCAGCGACAACCTTCCTTCACCAACAGGAAGCAGCGATAAACCTCTGCAGGATCATGCTCCTTTCTAG